A single Natrinema pellirubrum DSM 15624 DNA region contains:
- a CDS encoding DUF7550 family protein has product MTDDSDTATEDDTGADVGHDLAADRTTAPMSDFSAGAALTGALVALVGVAIAFGIPLLAFGI; this is encoded by the coding sequence ATGACGGACGACAGCGACACCGCAACGGAGGACGACACGGGAGCCGATGTCGGTCACGACCTCGCGGCCGACCGGACGACCGCACCGATGAGCGACTTTTCGGCGGGAGCGGCGCTGACCGGTGCGCTCGTCGCGCTGGTCGGCGTCGCGATCGCGTTCGGAATCCCGCTGCTCGCGTTCGGTATCTAG
- a CDS encoding DnaJ domain-containing protein — translation MGETYYEVLEVDPDATADEIESAYRDRVLETHPDHSDAPDAAERFQRVQTARSVLTDGDERARYDRLGHEAYVRLADGTATDDAAGETADTDGSGRNSDRRRSHATGGRTNATGTANGDGRATTGTGAGGATTGRRTSRRTDRARGSANTTTADGTTDRTSSHHARQRSRRRQQRATRQATGDWPFGADDEAESNESAGSTESDDATADDGFSYSVHGWDDEIDLEWESRRIDGSTATSVGAVAVLYPLLVWASLTPFFSLPVNAVLAGCTLALVGYLLTMPRLAIGVFGGWSVLFPLGIAVLSPVGLGSLFGLFALGFVWIPLGYAVVLWWVLQP, via the coding sequence ATGGGGGAGACCTACTACGAGGTCTTGGAGGTCGACCCGGACGCCACTGCCGACGAGATCGAGTCTGCCTACCGCGATCGCGTCCTCGAGACCCATCCGGACCACTCCGACGCCCCCGATGCTGCCGAGCGGTTCCAGCGGGTCCAGACCGCCAGGTCGGTGTTGACCGACGGGGACGAACGGGCCCGCTACGACCGGCTCGGCCACGAGGCCTACGTCCGACTCGCCGACGGCACCGCAACCGACGACGCGGCCGGCGAGACTGCCGATACCGACGGTTCGGGCCGGAACAGTGATCGACGTCGTTCGCACGCAACGGGCGGCCGGACGAACGCGACGGGGACGGCCAACGGAGACGGAAGGGCGACGACGGGAACGGGAGCCGGCGGCGCGACGACGGGCCGACGAACGAGTCGCCGGACCGACCGCGCTCGAGGGTCCGCTAACACGACGACCGCGGACGGAACGACGGATCGCACCTCGAGCCATCACGCCCGCCAGCGGTCGCGACGCCGCCAGCAACGGGCCACGCGGCAGGCGACCGGCGACTGGCCCTTCGGCGCGGACGATGAAGCGGAGTCGAACGAGTCGGCAGGTTCGACCGAGAGCGACGACGCGACGGCGGATGACGGCTTCAGTTACTCCGTTCACGGTTGGGACGACGAGATCGACCTCGAGTGGGAGAGCCGGCGGATCGACGGGTCGACGGCGACGTCGGTCGGCGCCGTCGCCGTGTTGTACCCGCTGCTCGTCTGGGCAAGTCTCACCCCGTTCTTTTCGCTGCCGGTCAACGCCGTCCTCGCCGGCTGTACGCTCGCGCTGGTGGGGTATCTGTTGACGATGCCGCGGCTGGCGATCGGCGTCTTCGGCGGGTGGAGCGTTCTGTTCCCGCTCGGAATCGCGGTGCTGTCGCCGGTCGGGCTCGGTTCGCTGTTCGGCCTGTTCGCGCTCGGGTTCGTCTGGATTCCGCTGGGCTACGCCGTCGTGCTGTGGTGGGTCCTGCAGCCGTAA
- a CDS encoding DUF6498-containing protein translates to MKPPSNDSSTVFLVTVAANIVPLVGVVHLGWSAQTFAVIYAMELVVAVPFAGLKALFARRPPNYDELERPQEDNPLKSDELGGVSVGPSDLNRRRGSVTVVDSLPLIYPRNFPFVSRAFGAAVALLGIYLAVLSRFIDVPATLADPMVAASAASLIVSQVGVINREYFRKRRHETSTPRDVIRSAKNEAGVAMVVLWFAAAGGPTGALVAFVTVKLFAEWGDYRAGQSSTTDKGVGTLPPVAAPDASPTAEVRPDRRAVRGTALWQGAKSAIGSGPVYLFAWVGLTSGSTGPVAATVVCFGLLPAGIGGLKAVEYALTHGTLAYQRRDDTVVAYDDLTDTVQWAIPVDDIRDAELCEGEFVDRACDTRTFSLMPSAGEYELSVAHLREYGRAVEVFELPAETTEFGSLDRRVAGVAAAVGACSIAVVAGLAYSAPTIAAVAAGWGGPFGVVALRWAWQWALPAA, encoded by the coding sequence ATGAAGCCACCGTCGAACGATTCATCTACCGTGTTTCTGGTGACAGTCGCGGCGAACATCGTCCCGCTGGTCGGCGTGGTCCACCTCGGGTGGAGCGCACAGACGTTCGCGGTCATCTACGCGATGGAACTGGTTGTCGCTGTCCCGTTCGCCGGGTTGAAGGCATTATTCGCGCGCCGCCCGCCGAACTACGACGAGCTGGAGCGCCCACAGGAGGATAACCCGCTCAAGTCCGACGAGTTAGGCGGGGTCTCCGTCGGACCGAGCGACCTCAACCGCCGGCGTGGGAGCGTCACGGTCGTCGACTCCCTTCCGCTGATCTACCCCCGGAACTTCCCGTTCGTCTCGCGAGCGTTCGGGGCTGCTGTGGCGCTCCTCGGGATATATCTCGCCGTACTGAGCCGTTTCATCGACGTGCCGGCGACGCTCGCCGATCCGATGGTGGCGGCGAGCGCCGCCTCCCTGATCGTCTCTCAAGTCGGCGTCATCAACCGCGAGTACTTCCGCAAGCGGCGCCACGAGACGAGTACCCCTCGAGACGTGATCAGAAGCGCGAAGAACGAGGCTGGGGTAGCTATGGTGGTACTCTGGTTCGCGGCCGCCGGTGGTCCGACCGGCGCGCTGGTCGCGTTCGTCACGGTGAAGCTATTCGCGGAGTGGGGGGACTACCGCGCCGGGCAGTCGTCCACCACCGACAAGGGGGTGGGGACGCTCCCGCCTGTAGCGGCTCCGGATGCGTCGCCGACGGCTGAGGTCCGTCCGGACCGGCGCGCCGTCCGCGGTACCGCGCTCTGGCAGGGTGCGAAGTCCGCAATCGGCAGCGGCCCGGTGTACCTCTTCGCGTGGGTTGGGCTCACCAGCGGATCGACAGGGCCGGTCGCTGCCACGGTGGTCTGTTTCGGCCTCCTGCCGGCCGGCATCGGCGGGCTGAAGGCCGTCGAGTACGCCCTCACTCACGGTACACTGGCGTACCAGCGTCGCGACGACACGGTGGTCGCGTACGACGACCTTACCGATACTGTCCAGTGGGCGATCCCCGTCGACGACATCCGGGACGCCGAATTGTGCGAGGGGGAGTTCGTCGACCGCGCCTGCGACACCCGAACGTTCTCGCTCATGCCGTCAGCGGGGGAGTACGAACTCAGTGTCGCGCACCTCCGGGAGTATGGCCGGGCCGTTGAGGTGTTCGAACTTCCGGCCGAGACGACGGAGTTCGGCTCACTCGACCGACGCGTGGCCGGGGTGGCGGCCGCAGTCGGAGCCTGTAGCATCGCCGTCGTGGCGGGCCTCGCCTACTCCGCTCCCACCATCGCGGCGGTCGCCGCCGGGTGGGGCGGTCCGTTCGGCGTCGTCGCCCTCAGGTGGGCGTGGCAGTGGGCGCTCCCGGCCGCCTGA
- the menD gene encoding 2-succinyl-5-enolpyruvyl-6-hydroxy-3-cyclohexene-1-carboxylic-acid synthase, which yields MTAPNRATLWGRVLADELAKSGLEAVCLAPGSRSTPLTVAFAEHDGIDVYSHLDERSAAFFALGRARRTGEPTALVCTSGTAAANFHPAVMEADRARVPLLVLTADRPSELRDSGANQTVDQVKLYGDAVRWYTELPEPEADERKVRSLRTTAARALAETGGVPPGPVHVNCPFRKPLEPIEVPGDVPDDFTETTAGQGRDGPFVETASGRQTPAEADRDRLAAALADADRPLLVAGPADPTTLADLEPAAVAELAERLDAPIMADPLSGLRFGPHVDRENENSLPRTIYGGYDTYVGQLPPPDVVLRFGASPTSKPLRHWLRDADARQFLVDPPGEWREATFTATDLLAADPTAVVDGLLEALPDGDGRSETDRSWRERVEAAERRHWAIRDEALAADALETDPFEGAVLTEVFANAPDLATVFVSNSMPIRDADRFARPRAAELTVLANRGASGIDGITSTALGAGSTTDEPLVLVTGDLAFYHDSNGLLALERCGVDATIVLLDNDGGGIFHELPIEEFEPPFTDQFKTPHGLDFSALEDVYDLAFERVAPADFAAAYRRSLETPGTQVLSVGFDSEASHRRRDELADRVTDAVATDLEYDA from the coding sequence ATGACGGCACCGAACCGCGCGACCCTGTGGGGCCGCGTGCTGGCCGACGAGCTCGCCAAAAGCGGCCTCGAGGCCGTCTGTCTCGCGCCCGGGAGCCGCTCGACGCCGCTGACGGTCGCCTTCGCGGAACACGACGGAATCGACGTCTACTCGCATCTCGACGAGCGCTCGGCGGCCTTCTTCGCGCTCGGGCGTGCGCGACGCACCGGCGAGCCGACGGCGCTGGTCTGCACCTCGGGCACGGCCGCGGCGAACTTCCACCCAGCCGTCATGGAGGCCGATCGGGCCCGCGTTCCCCTGCTCGTACTGACGGCCGACAGGCCCTCGGAACTCAGAGACAGCGGCGCGAACCAGACCGTCGACCAGGTCAAGCTCTACGGCGACGCGGTCCGATGGTATACCGAACTCCCCGAACCGGAGGCCGACGAGCGGAAAGTCAGGAGTCTCCGGACCACTGCGGCCCGCGCGCTCGCCGAGACCGGCGGCGTTCCGCCCGGACCCGTCCACGTCAACTGTCCGTTCCGCAAGCCCCTCGAGCCGATCGAGGTGCCCGGCGACGTACCGGACGACTTCACCGAGACGACGGCCGGCCAGGGGCGTGACGGGCCGTTCGTAGAAACCGCGAGCGGCCGGCAGACCCCCGCCGAGGCAGATCGCGACCGGCTAGCGGCGGCACTTGCAGACGCCGACCGCCCGCTGCTCGTCGCGGGGCCGGCCGATCCGACGACGCTCGCCGACCTCGAGCCCGCTGCCGTCGCCGAACTCGCGGAGCGGCTCGACGCCCCAATCATGGCGGACCCGCTCTCGGGGCTGCGCTTTGGCCCGCACGTCGACCGTGAAAACGAGAACTCGCTACCGCGAACGATCTACGGCGGCTACGACACCTACGTCGGACAACTGCCGCCGCCGGACGTCGTCCTCCGGTTCGGTGCCTCCCCCACCTCGAAGCCGCTTCGCCACTGGCTGCGCGACGCCGATGCCCGCCAGTTCCTCGTCGATCCCCCCGGCGAGTGGCGCGAGGCCACGTTCACCGCGACCGACCTGCTGGCAGCCGACCCCACCGCCGTCGTCGACGGACTGCTCGAGGCGCTCCCCGACGGGGACGGCCGTTCCGAAACCGACCGCAGCTGGCGCGAGCGCGTCGAGGCGGCGGAACGCCGCCACTGGGCCATCCGCGACGAGGCGCTCGCCGCGGACGCGCTCGAGACCGACCCCTTCGAGGGGGCGGTCCTCACCGAGGTGTTCGCGAACGCGCCGGATCTGGCGACGGTGTTCGTCTCGAACAGCATGCCGATCCGGGACGCCGACCGGTTCGCCCGGCCGCGGGCGGCCGAGCTGACGGTACTGGCCAACCGCGGAGCCAGCGGGATCGACGGGATCACGAGTACGGCGCTGGGCGCCGGCAGTACGACCGACGAGCCGCTGGTGCTGGTGACCGGCGACCTCGCCTTCTATCACGATTCGAACGGCCTGTTGGCGCTCGAGCGCTGTGGCGTCGACGCCACGATCGTCTTGCTGGACAACGACGGCGGCGGCATCTTCCACGAACTGCCGATCGAGGAGTTCGAGCCACCATTCACGGACCAGTTCAAGACGCCCCACGGCCTCGACTTTTCCGCGCTCGAGGACGTATACGACCTCGCGTTCGAACGCGTCGCGCCGGCGGACTTTGCCGCGGCCTATCGCCGCTCGCTCGAGACGCCGGGCACGCAGGTCCTCTCGGTCGGGTTCGATTCCGAGGCGAGTCATCGGCGACGTGACGAACTCGCGGACCGCGTCACTGACGCGGTCGCGACCGACCTCGAGTACGACGCGTAA
- a CDS encoding isochorismate synthase gives MDRSSGDSRLAGGTNGADGAADLVSRSRELEGVAADAILDGSAAARVQWATPDGLELVGRGIAAEFTAGGTGRFDRLRDRANRVFSGLVHDGPDPARPRAVGGVAFHDGHEPTPPWTGFPAASFILPRVQVVRTDDGTWLTAVGDRAGEADDRLERWHDRLTVSPGTGPRGSTPGVAATRRTTSPAEWTTQVETALERIADGRLRKVVLAQALSVELEGPIDVAATLERLGRQYPNCYRFSVDHGTGGTFFGAPPERLVSKRGQRVETEALAGSVPRGETPAEDEDHVERMRGDEKFQHEHGLVVDAIREQLAPLARDLTVSEQTIRRLATIQHLQTPIEATLSGDRHVLEIVEALHPTPAVGGVPPDAAWETIRETESFDRGWYAAPVGWFDADGDGEFAVGLRSGVATDEQVTLFAGSGIVADSDSDEEWDEVQLKFRPVLDELK, from the coding sequence ATGGATCGATCGTCGGGCGACAGTCGACTGGCGGGCGGGACGAACGGGGCCGACGGCGCTGCCGATCTCGTCAGTCGGAGCCGCGAACTCGAGGGGGTCGCTGCGGACGCGATCCTCGACGGCAGCGCCGCCGCCCGCGTCCAGTGGGCCACGCCCGACGGGCTGGAACTGGTCGGGCGAGGGATCGCAGCCGAGTTCACCGCCGGCGGAACCGGCCGCTTCGACCGACTTCGAGACCGGGCGAACCGGGTGTTTTCCGGGCTCGTTCACGACGGACCGGATCCGGCCCGTCCGCGGGCCGTCGGCGGTGTCGCCTTCCATGACGGCCACGAGCCGACGCCGCCCTGGACTGGGTTCCCGGCAGCGTCGTTTATCCTGCCGCGAGTGCAGGTCGTGCGGACCGACGACGGCACCTGGCTCACGGCCGTCGGTGACCGGGCCGGCGAGGCTGACGACCGACTCGAGCGCTGGCACGACCGCCTGACAGTCTCGCCGGGGACGGGGCCGAGGGGCTCGACGCCCGGCGTCGCCGCGACCCGGCGGACGACCTCGCCAGCCGAGTGGACGACGCAGGTCGAAACCGCCCTCGAGCGGATCGCTGACGGCAGACTGCGGAAGGTCGTTCTCGCACAGGCACTATCGGTCGAACTCGAGGGCCCGATCGACGTCGCGGCGACCCTCGAGCGGTTGGGCCGACAGTATCCGAACTGCTATCGATTTTCGGTCGACCACGGTACCGGCGGTACCTTCTTTGGCGCGCCGCCGGAGCGGCTGGTCTCGAAACGCGGCCAGCGCGTCGAGACCGAGGCGCTCGCCGGCTCAGTACCCCGCGGCGAGACGCCGGCCGAGGACGAGGATCACGTCGAGCGCATGCGCGGTGACGAGAAGTTCCAGCATGAACACGGGCTCGTCGTCGACGCGATCCGCGAACAGCTCGCGCCGCTTGCCCGCGACCTTACGGTCAGCGAGCAGACGATCCGCCGGCTGGCGACGATTCAGCACCTGCAAACGCCGATCGAGGCGACGCTCTCGGGCGATCGACACGTCCTCGAGATCGTCGAGGCGCTCCATCCGACCCCCGCGGTCGGCGGCGTCCCGCCGGACGCGGCCTGGGAGACGATCCGCGAGACGGAGTCGTTCGACCGGGGCTGGTACGCTGCCCCGGTGGGCTGGTTCGACGCCGACGGCGACGGCGAGTTCGCGGTCGGACTCCGCTCGGGCGTCGCGACCGACGAGCAGGTCACCCTCTTTGCGGGCAGCGGAATCGTCGCCGACAGCGATTCCGACGAGGAGTGGGACGAGGTACAGTTGAAGTTCCGACCGGTCCTCGACGAACTCAAATAG
- a CDS encoding ribbon-helix-helix domain-containing protein, translating to MPKVEITIPEHLEMQIAQMVERGEFVNREEAIEDLLSTGIKAYKTSGPSDEEEGAGTGGTGFEDDGMMGHDDEYVF from the coding sequence ATGCCGAAAGTAGAGATCACCATACCGGAACACCTCGAGATGCAGATCGCCCAGATGGTCGAGCGCGGCGAGTTCGTCAACCGCGAGGAGGCGATCGAGGACCTCCTATCGACGGGCATCAAGGCGTACAAGACCAGCGGCCCATCGGACGAAGAGGAGGGAGCTGGAACCGGCGGTACCGGCTTCGAAGACGACGGGATGATGGGCCACGACGACGAGTACGTCTTCTAA
- a CDS encoding sulfite oxidase-like oxidoreductase, which produces MDATDVTDLYQEFGDERLPPGQRETTAFPVLSKSGTPDWDPETWEFTVTGAVEEELTFSWEEFRELPSVTQRQDFHCVTGWSKFDCSFTGVSFPELAERAGVDPEAVHAMFSGLDGYTTDLPLEDCLREEVLFAWAFDGEALPEDHGGPLRVVTPHKYAYKGAKWVDGIEFLTEPQRGYWERRGYSQTANPWEEQRYS; this is translated from the coding sequence ATGGACGCGACCGACGTCACGGATCTCTATCAGGAATTCGGCGACGAACGGCTGCCGCCGGGACAGCGCGAAACGACCGCCTTCCCGGTCCTCTCGAAGAGCGGGACGCCCGACTGGGACCCGGAGACCTGGGAGTTCACCGTCACCGGCGCAGTCGAGGAGGAACTAACCTTCTCGTGGGAGGAGTTTCGCGAACTGCCGTCGGTCACACAGCGTCAGGACTTCCACTGCGTGACCGGCTGGAGCAAGTTCGACTGTTCGTTCACCGGCGTTTCCTTCCCCGAACTCGCCGAGCGGGCCGGCGTCGACCCGGAAGCCGTCCACGCGATGTTCTCCGGGCTGGACGGCTACACCACGGATCTGCCCCTCGAGGACTGTCTACGCGAGGAGGTCCTGTTCGCGTGGGCGTTCGACGGCGAGGCCCTGCCCGAGGACCACGGCGGTCCGCTTCGAGTCGTGACGCCCCACAAGTACGCCTACAAGGGTGCCAAGTGGGTCGACGGCATCGAGTTCCTCACCGAGCCCCAGCGGGGGTACTGGGAGCGGCGTGGCTACTCCCAGACCGCGAACCCGTGGGAGGAGCAGCGATATAGCTGA
- the hisF gene encoding imidazole glycerol phosphate synthase subunit HisF, whose translation MTLTKRVIPCIDVDLDEDGNPAVYTGVNFEDLQYTGDPVEMARAYNRAGADEFVFLDITASAEGRETMLEVVERVADEVFIPLTVGGGIRTTDDIKETLRAGADKVSITTGALERPELINEGARAFGSQCIVISVDARRRFDAGGEHYVEVDGESCWFECTKKGGREGTGIDVLEWAAEAESRGAGELFVNSIDKDGTKDGYDLPLTKAVCDAVDTPVIASSGCGGPEDMYDVFTEAGADAGLAASIFHFDEYSIEETKAYLDERGVPVRR comes from the coding sequence ATGACACTGACAAAACGCGTCATCCCGTGTATCGACGTGGACCTCGACGAGGACGGGAACCCGGCGGTCTACACCGGCGTCAACTTCGAGGACCTGCAATACACCGGCGACCCGGTCGAGATGGCCCGCGCGTACAACCGCGCGGGGGCGGACGAGTTCGTCTTCCTCGACATCACCGCCTCCGCCGAAGGCCGCGAGACGATGCTCGAGGTCGTCGAACGCGTCGCCGACGAGGTTTTCATCCCGCTCACCGTCGGCGGGGGGATCCGCACCACCGACGACATCAAGGAGACCCTGCGGGCCGGCGCGGACAAGGTCTCGATCACCACTGGCGCGCTCGAGCGGCCCGAACTGATCAACGAGGGGGCGCGGGCCTTCGGCAGTCAGTGTATCGTCATCAGCGTCGACGCCAGACGGCGCTTCGACGCGGGGGGCGAACACTACGTCGAGGTCGACGGCGAGTCCTGCTGGTTCGAGTGTACGAAGAAGGGCGGCCGCGAGGGGACCGGGATCGACGTCCTCGAGTGGGCCGCCGAGGCCGAGTCCCGCGGCGCGGGCGAACTGTTCGTCAACTCGATCGACAAGGACGGCACCAAGGACGGTTACGACCTCCCGCTGACGAAGGCCGTCTGTGACGCCGTCGACACGCCCGTGATCGCGTCCTCGGGCTGTGGCGGTCCCGAGGACATGTACGACGTCTTCACCGAGGCCGGGGCCGACGCCGGGCTCGCGGCCTCGATCTTCCACTTCGACGAGTACTCCATCGAGGAGACGAAGGCCTACCTCGACGAGCGCGGCGTCCCCGTCCGCCGCTGA